TGTCGTATGGCGGATTTTCAGTAAATATGGAATATGGGAAATCAAATCCAATGCAAACCCGGCTCTTCTTTATCTTGATGGCTGGCTGCTACAATTTCATCAAAATTTCTCCCTCTCCTTTCTGTACCAAGCATCTTCGTCTCCAACGTAGAAGAAGCAGTGAAGCTTCTGCTCTTCCTAGCAGGCAGTTTTATTGTTGGAGATTTTGTTCTGAactttttgaagtttttggcCTTCACAACTTTGTCTTTGTTTGTTATAGCAACAGCATATGGTATCCTCTTCATGATCAAATTAATACGTGCATTAGGGGAGACAATCGATCAGTTGAGGGACGAGAAGGATGGGAGAAGGTTGCAACAATTGAGAAAGTTGATGAAACAGAATCCATTTCATCTGGTTGGTCCTCAAATAAAGACCAATTCTAAAGAAGATACTTATTTGTAATAAGAGAAAGCAAAGAAAACTCTCACAAGAAAAATTTGCTGGGCTTGTTCGaaatctgtgagaacccgtatttcccCTAATAtttgttttagggtttttcccctttaattgcatgttttctgcattttctggtttaggaatattttcttggtggattttatgagtaattatagtttttagatgatttttctagcactGGGTAGTTTTTGGAAAATTAAGGATacattatggacgtgggaccactagtgcgataagttcggaaaaattcggccaataaggttaagtttcggatactgtgtaaaaatTATCGGGTGTtcagagataattagaggagtgtgaggtgattgatgtgagaggtgaccaaaggatagaattgcatttaaagaggtgccaagtgtcacaattTCATTGGGTGAACTTTATGGAACagtattcatgtttttgacttttgacccattggttaaatatcttaaaatttccaccaaaaatcaccatttcttgctccttggtggccggccctctctatcaaagaagaaagaaaaactcttccaagtttagctaCCATTTAGTGCCAATCATCCAACTCaagtgcttaaactagtttctactccatcaaattccttcatttggtgctagtgagtgttttggtgaagtttttttgagaagctaaggtgtctacaacttcctctctcttgtttacttggtaagtggtgcttacacttcctcctacatctaatgatgcttaatttgtgtctaatggtggctatagtgttgaaaattgtggtttatttcttggtttggaatgaattggtgaagtttttatttttttgaggaattttctggtttaatgtgatcatgatgttgtggttgtttatgatggttggtaataaggggttatgactctagtaggtgtgaatgattgataattgtaaccaattttgggtttggattgaattgtgaaaagttagggtttcataacccccttttctgtccggttttggatcacatggttagaggccgaattggcctttgcttaaaacatgaaagttgtaggtattgatgtgtttgaggtgcctgtaaaatttcagggcatttgaaGTAGTGTAGggtgagttatgtcgtttttactgttgctgttctgggtgatcaaaatgtgcgaactgtgattgtaatcgcttttggatagctcttcgaatggaaccctaatgtgtattgggttcactttcttttgattggcaaaccgaacatgtatactCGTAATGAAtagttttgatatgccgctttggcttgaaaatgttacatttcaatgcatgtttggttgatatttggttgaatttcggaTCAACTCGTGTTTCAAACggtaaaagaaaaattttggctactttcggcctagtatctggattctgacgtggccggtactattcatcatcggcttcgatttttttaaaatttgtgattttgacttgtttacgcgcgtgggtatgttccggaacttattagatcgacgtgaactgatccgtagtcctggcgagagttgggcaggcagcccgctaacccctttggttcgccttaggggaaagtggggctgttacaaaaTCTATCTATATTTAAAGAAGCAATTACTCAGTAGGAGCTATATTTAATCATTTACGTTGTAATTCTTCAACTACTGTAAATGTGAAGATTGGAGGCCAATTTTGGGCAGCTAAAATATAGAAGCCTTCATTCAGTTGGAGAAGTTCCAAAACACGGCAACAACAGTCGAAATTAAGTAGTCCTACTGGTAAGCTTCTTGAAGCTCTTATACTCATTTCCTGAAAGAAAATATGTCAATTTCAGAGCATCATCATCTCTAAAAGGTGTCCATGAATGCATAAACATGGCAAAGCCCGTAAGCCTTTTCTGAGCTGACATCTGCATTTCCTATTCATCCTTCTAAATCTCCCTACATTATTTATCGCTTGATGCCAAGACTAAGtttagtgtttattttattttagtgtaTTTGAGATTGTGTGTTCTTAAAGTTGtttttggagttatttttgaaatttgtcAATGTAGATCCCACAAACAAATATTGTTTGTGGAAAAAATAGTAAATCCAAATAAAGCCTATATAAAACATAATTCACCAACAATACACTAGGTAAAAATTATTTCGGATTTTCAATTTTAACGTGTTTATCAAACGTGAGAAGACACTGAGTGTGTATTGACTAGATTGGAGATCATGTGAAATATTTACTGTAGCTTGTATTATGATGTGATAcacgtgagataaaaaagtagtTGGGAAGATAAAAgaattgattgaaaaatgtgtttgtgatgcaagcaAATAATTTTTTGCAAATAATGTGATATCCAAAGTTTAGATAGgagataatttgaaaaaaatatttaaaataatattgtGGTACTTTTGtggtttgagatatgtgaataAAAATAtggttgaaaatataaaaagttaGTTGAAAAATGTGATTATAATACAAGTCAAATAATATTGGGAATAAATGTTTCATATCCAAATAGACCCAGTTGATCTtgattgggaaaaaaaatgtaCATTTCAGATGACAAGCTGTAAATCTATTTTAAGAACACGTGTAGGGcttataaaaaaatatactaaGTTGATATTATGTTCAAGTTTGATTTACATTTTGAACGTGAATATATTTTGTTAAAATGCACGAAATCATTCCCAGACCATTACACTAGTAATCATCCCTGTCTTATGTCTATTTTTTACTACATAAAAGCACATATTCACATTTACTTTTCCTTGCATCTAGACTCTTTTTCAAGTTAATCTCCCtttcgttaaaaaaaaaaatactattttaGCTCTGGCACCTGTTAGCTAAACTCTTTTATCAATTGAAAGTATTCAACATAGCACAGAGATGAAACCCAAagaattagggataatttcagaaacctccctgaggtttctgataatttcaCTGAACTCCTctaaggtttgaaaaattacacttacctcccttgatttgatagttttagtaacaaaatcttaaaataatattgacttggtcaattttttaaatgaatacccaaaaatgcccttgtgtaatgagttttaatttattttcttatacaattataagattatctagtataattataaggaaaatgtGCCAAATTTTTTATGTCCATacctactatttgataaacaactataataataaatttatcaCTATGATAGGATACTTGTGATGGTActttattatggatttagatttataagatagaaaaaaaatgttgaaataattcatttagagtttACGAATTTTTCGGGTagtgggattatcataatttggtagtgattttgggccatttctttttgatttattgttcaTTTTAGTACCaacaaatagaaaataaagatCAACAAAAACATTGaattacatataaaattaactcttcaaaaaaatcactagttcgacatttggttacaatagaaactagaaGCAATAGCGGCAGTTCTAAGGTTTTAttcgaaaaaattttgaaaaggaataagaaggaataagaatgaaaaaataattttaaaactcattctaagtataagcataccaaataagggaatttcattaaaatatttaagggtaaaattatcattttaaatgacaagggaggtatgtgtaatttttcaaatatcaaggaagctcagtgaaattgttagGAACCTTAAggaaggtttttgaaattatcccaaagaattaatacctcaaatatttcttAACACAGAGAAAACCTTTTATGAATTGAATGTATTTAGACATAGAAAAGAGATCAGATCCATCAAAAGTTTGCAATTGAAGTCAAAGCATTATAACAATAATAACTATTGATCTAAAACTAGACGAGGGATCGAGAAGTTTGTCATTTCCTTCCGATTTGTAACAGGAAATTAAGGACTATGAGGTGAACTGATGAAGATTTGTACGTTTAGCAATTTCAGACTGGATGTGTTATATTGGATGTGTACGTTTAGCAATTTCAGACTGAATGTGTCATAGGACTATAATCGCGTTGTTTGGAAGAGGGATTTGCATTTGTTTTGGGGTAGGGGTCCTAGAGGAAGAAGAGTAAAGAGGTGCTATCTGATATTGGAATTCGGGAAAAGAATTGATAAGGTTGCTAAGCAAAGGGCCAGGAGTACAATTTTGCTTTGAAATGGAATGTTGTTTTCCAAAAAGACTTCATTTAAATTGTGGTGTCATGGATCAAATGTACTTTTGTCACTACTACATGGGGTCAGAATGAGTGAATTTGTAAGTTAAATTGAGCTAATTTACTTTCTTCTCTAGTAAACTTTCTCCAAGAAATGCACAGGAAAGGATTAATGGTCATAGTAGGCTTTGAGTTTTGTGATTAGAATTGAAAAAGCAAAGTAGATTTGACGGTATAACTAATAAATGTGTACTACTTTTGTTGAATACTTCCAAGTTCACATTTTTGGCTGAATCTTTTGTAAAGATTTGctgaccattttttttttcaacttaatagcttaaaaaaaaaaaagcttttttCCAACTTAGTAATGCTCATTTGGTACTTCCAAAAAGTTCATATGGTAGTGCTGCATGTTGATACATAACGATTAATCTTTTTTATACTTAAtaatatatacaatatatacattATCAACGTTGAAagaataataattatatataatttaaatttaaaattcaatttttatacaTATGTCATGGATCCAATGGTAATAATATATGCACTGTTAGTGTATATTAGATTTACTCAACACTACATAATATTGGCCAAACTGTTATAAGCTACGACACTAATCAAAGCAAAATATCAGCTCCTAAAATTAAACATATAGTTTGAAAGTTAATAAATGTGGTGGAGGAATTCTTTGGATTGCAGatttctaaagaaaaattgTTATGTTTTtcgtaaacacatttttcaatcacttttttgcctcttatatatcaaatcgttatagtaatttttctataaaaagtCCAAAAAAATATAATCCAAACACAACCGTTGCCATACCCATACAATTGTGACTTGACACATAAATGGAAGTCTCAAGCAACCCTATGAAATCGAATCTTAATTCAAGAACCCACACTGCATATATTGAGACTTGAAAGATCTTGGCCATATCATGGAACCTGCTGCTCTCGCAATCTAGTTGCTGgatttttcatttgtttagtACATCAATTGAAATCGCTTTATTGGCTACAAGCAGGAAAATTCTGCTAAGAGAATAGTGAATATACCGCCGTAGCTTTAAATAATCTAACAGAACCAGCCACAAAGGAACAATTGTAAGATGACTCCAATTCAATTCACAAGGACTTGTAAAAAAGTTCCACTGGTTTACTTTGCAGAGCAAAAAAGTTGTGCAAACACAAATGGAACTACGGTTTGAGTGAAGAAGGcaaatcaagaaagaaaaaaaaaattacatccCATTATAATTTAGCTTGAATTCTGTTGTAAAATATGTTAAATGCGTATCTTCTCCTTTGCATTCCTTTTTGGCTGATTTCCAAGTTCAAGGATTATAGTACTTTTCTGTGCCTGGATATCCCTGTTGCTTCTCATATTCTCCCATGGAATCAAACTCATACTTGGACTTTTCACCGTTACCGTAGTAACCTTCAGCATTGCTATTTTCCTTCACTGATTCATACCCATTTTGATTCAGATTCTCATTGTTAACATCATAATGGTACTTACCATTCTCCAAGAACCTTGTGTCACTCATCCCTTGTTTCTCATTCCTGTAGCTATTGCTATATCCATTGTTGTTATTGTAGACTGAATTCGAATAGCCATTGCTGTTGTAATTGTTGGAGTAGCCATTATTGTTGTAGTTGTTGGAGTAGCCATTGCTGTTGTAGTTGTTGGAGTAGCCATTGCTGTTGTAGTTGTTGGAGTAGCCATTGCTGTTGTAGTTGTTGGAGTAGCCATTGCTGTTGTAGTTGTTGGAGTAGCCATTGCTGTTGTAATTGTTGGAGTAGCCATTATTGTTGTAGTTGTTGGAGTAGCCATTGCTGTTGTACCTGTTGGAGTATCCATTATTGTTGTACCTGTTGGAGTATCCATTATTGTTGTACCTGTTGGAGTATCCATTATTGTTGTACCTGTTGGAGTATCCATTGTTGTTGTAGTTGTTGGGGTAACCATTGGAGTATTGATTCCCGGCATTGTTTTCCGCGAGCCTTTCGTTGTTGATTTCCTCAACCGGAATTTCATCTTCCTCATTGCCAAGGGCCGTGGTCGTGGTCTTTTTTGTAGGAGAAACAGTAGAAACACCGCCATAGAGGCCATAGGGATGGTCAGTACTCTGAATTGGTGCTGGTGCTGGTGCCGGAACTTCTAGATATGTTGGTGCAAAGCTAATCTCACTAGTTATAGGTGCTGGTGCTGGTGCTGGAGAAATTGATGGTGCTAGCACTGGTGCTGCCACTATAGGGACATGCTTGCTTACTCTAGCCTCAGTATGAACAGAGGAAAGAAGGAGAACAAGCAAGAGAATGGAGACATTTTTAGCCAAGGGAGCCATAATGGAGAAGGACGGGAAATGGTTGAATTTGTTGTTTGGCTCTGAAATTTCAAGATCCCAAATGCATCCTTTTATAAATAGACAAAGTGGGGTactcttctctctttttcaGCCGTGATGATTTGCGGGGATTGAGGGATGCGAAGAATGTGGGCATAAGAAATTATAGCTTTTGGGACATGCTGCATGTGGAATCCTTGAGAATGTCTTTCACAATTGAGGCGCCTAATCTTCGGCCAGGAAAAAAGTGTCATTAATTAGTCAAAAGCTGGCATTTTCTCATGGGATGCTTAAAGAGAAAGTGAAGTTGCTCAAGCTTGCAACATCATAAAATAAAGAGGAGGGCCCCTGCCGCCAATTTTGCAGTTGAGTTAGTTGAAAGGGCTTATAGCCTCGTACCATATTTGAAGGGGAAATTCTTCTATATGTGCCATTGAGCATACAGTAGTCATGCACCGGAAGACTTTTAAGATTCTTGATCATCTAATCCAGCAAGAACAGGCGGAGGAGATACAGGTTGTATAGCTGGATAGAAACACATCAGATGGCTCCATAAAACCTTTCGACAACATTGCATGGTTATCCACTATTTCAAAATGCAGTATGTGGTGGTTTTCAGTTCAGTAGAGAAACTGGAGCCATCACGAGGAAAGACCTGCATTAAGCTGGTAGGGGGAATTTTGATGTTATGAAAATACAGGGTATGATGAATTCATGTTTTGGCAGAGAACTAGAGATATTACGAGGAAAGACCAGCATTGGCCGGTGGCGaaattttgagataattttgaTGTTAAGATTGATTTACAAGTCTTTCAAGTTTTATTGTTGACTAAACATCTCATCTTCTTTTGATCATGTCCTCGTTTCGTTAAGAAGGGATGACAGAACGATTTTTTCCCCGTTCGAACTCTTTTTAAGGACCaagtgcaacaaacttaagtTCCTAACAAGCAACGGCGATTTCACCTACGGTTACATTCCATCAAGAAGTTATACAAAGGCCAAGTAATTTGCGAAATCGTCTAAAAGATTCTATTTCAAAGAGAAATAAATCGATAATCGTACACATTAGATGTACAAAAACTTTTTCTCTTGAAGGTACAGAAGAACAGTTTAACAAGAGTGCTTTTCTGCTCGTAACTTTGTAATTAACCCCCCAAAGCTGAGGAATAATTTGTGGCAGTCTCCCACTCCCACCTCCGTAATGAATCAAAACTTGATGCATTGCAAAAACTTGGGAGAAGAGAAGGCAGATAAAGTGGTCTACCTGAGATCTACTACTGATCATCTCTATACTCCGGATTCTCTTTTAAGATGACAAAACCCTCGAGAATGGGTGACAGCGGAATGTATCTGCACCAAAATTTGATATCAGCACAACCAAATGTATGTATACCAGAATAATGAGTTGCATAGGGAAAAGAATTTACTTTTCAGTTGCAAGCTCTGCTCTATCCCCAGCAGAGAGGAGGACGGGGGTTGTGTGCGTCTGGAAACCTGTTATGGTCTTAGGCCTGCCTGCTTGGCCAACAACATCTACTGCTTGACCCACTCGGACAGGTACAGGCAAAGCCTTCAGATTTTCATCAACCGTCATCAACATCCTTGGCTGTCAATGGCAGAATAGAGGAAGTAAGAACATAGGATCGCTCAGGAAAAGGAATAAATATCACCGTTCAaacaatcaatttttttttttgttgggtggGGAAGGAAGGAACAATCAGATATACGAAAGAGATTTAATACCTGCATGGCTAAAACAAGGAAGTATAGAATGTAGTGGTATTTTCCGAGGATGACAGCTTTCATATCAAGACATGCATGTAATAAAGTCACTAGTCCAGCCAGCGCAGTACTATAGACAGGATGCAAATAAGAAATTAGAAGACTTCACAAAACTGGAGCAACTATCTACATCTGAAAGAGCAAAAGGGGAGTAATAGACTTACGGAGACAACAAGAACCGTTCCGAGTGATATGGGGAGAGTGTCAACAACCCCTTTCCTAAGTGGACAAGACCTTGAGCAATCCTCACCTGCCAATGGGCCAAAAGAATCATTAGGTTGTCAGGAATATGCTAGTCAGCATGCACTTATCTAGGAAATGAAGCATACACAGAAGAGAAGACTCGGTTCTTTATAGTAGTAGCTTGACAAATTGCGAAGCATGCCAGCTATTCTAGCATTGTTGGTTCCTGCACCTATCAAACCCAGAGAAACGATAGCAGCCTACATAGTTCAAAAAAGAGTTCTAAGATAAGGAATCATATACTGAAGCAAAGATGAAAACTTCATaagatgattgaaaaacatAACAAGCTTGTCTAAACTACCATAGCAACTTCAGTGTCAGAATCATGACTGAGTCTGCTTAAAGTGTCCATGACATTGACCTATTGACACGAGCCAAAGTCAGCAAGGAAAATATAGATAAAAGGAGGAATCTGAAAGACAAAGTAGCCTCTTGGTATCTTGATAATTACTATGACTAGCATAAGTCATGAGATTAAAGTACCTTTGGATTTGATATACATAGAAGACCCAAAGCTAGAGGAACTGCCTTTCTAATATTCTGCTCACCATACTGTAAAAGATGCTCTAAGGACCGGATTGCCATTTCAAGGCCCAGCTCTTCAGCCATTGCTACCATAGCTATTCCAAGTACAGCGGGACCCTGGAAGGTCTCACCCTTCTCAAGATGTTGAGCACATTGACCGAGGAAGTGTTGGACCTATATAGCAAGGATAAAAATGCCATTACATAGTGTAACAAACAACCACTAGCTAACCATGAAATTGCAAATCAGGGATTTTAGTTCAAAACCTTTAGGACATTCCCAGTTCCAGCATAAGCACAAGAAAGCAGTGTCATGTCACAATGCTTCCGGATTTTTTCATTAAAGGTCTTTGAAACCTCAGCTGTAGCCTCCACACTTTCCTGTTAACAACAAAAATTTGGATCCCAAAAACTGTTTAAACAATATAGTAGGACTTATGCAAATGACCGATCTCAATCAAATGGAACAGCCCTATAAAGCAGTAGATAAGACGTGCATACTAATAGGTGATTCAAGAAACTTATCTATTTCAAACAAGCTGAATATAACAACAATTTCCTTGCCTGTTTCCCAAGGTAGAGGAGCCCAAGCCCAAGAGGCAATAGGCGTGTGAGTGGTTCACCTAATTCTGATTCGCTTCGGTCCATCAACGCAAATATAATTGCCTGGGCAATATCTTCATTACAAGAGCCCACATATACCAAGCCCAATGAGATTGCAGTAAATGCAATCACATCAAGGGATGCCTTTGCATCATTCAGTATAGGAATTAGTTTACTCCGGATCTGCaagaagatacaaaagattCAAATTCAAGTAGTCATGTCTTGCCAGCAAAAGATACAAATAAGACAGCACATCCAACTCCACGAACTTTACCATGGCTgttaaaaaacaaaagaatagATTTCCATCTTGGAAGGTCCCAATCTAAAAGTCCATTAATCCAATATAAGAAGACAAAGGAAGCTCACCTGCTCGCTTTGAGCACCTGCATATGCAAGTCCTAGGCCCATTATAGCACCAATTCTAGTAGCAGGATCCTCTCTGTCAACATATTCAGCTAGAAGTGCCAAAGCCTTAGATTAATAGTTAATGCAACATGTTAGAAGCAGCCTTTAATGAAAGAATACTCCACACCACCAGGGTAAAGAGGAGGGCATGCGGTGAAGAAAACTTACAGGATCGCAGTCATTCTTGACACCACAATTTACAATGCCAACTCCTAACAATGCACCCGCGATGACTGGTGTGTCGGTGCTATGGAAGTACTTGTCAATTTGAGCCAATCCAGAATCAACGTCCCAAAGAAGGATCATACCCTAAAAGTCAGGGAAGAATAACATTCATATTGTAACTGAGTGATAACCAGAGAAGAGCTAAGATGAAAGTAAACTGGCATACCAGACTTGCTGCAGCGCTAGTCTTTCCATGTTCCTTATTTTTGTAAAGCCAGTTTGTGGAAGAGCTACCACTTGAAGCTTCAGATGGTACGGTCATCAACTTATCCTGCATGTGAAAGCATTGAAATTTATTCGACATAAATACAAGCAGTTATCCATTTTACATATTGACAAAGCATGCTCTTACCTGACCAAAGCCAGCATTGACGAATGCATTTACAAATGTTGCAGCAAGATTCTGTCTTGCTGAATCCATGCTTGCCCCAGCACTGGCCCGACCATCAAGTAAATGAGCCTTGTAAATGTCTTCAGGAGATTTTGGCTCCATGACCTCTATATCACGAGCAAGTGTAAGATAGCCTTCACTTAACTTAGAGTTATTGATAATTTCTTGTAGTCCCTCCCTCTCTTCATCGTCTGCACACATCTCTTCATCAAGCTCAAAAGTTATGCCCTGCAATCAAAGCCAACAGAAGCACATCTAAGGCAAGAACCTTCCACatattttttgtacaaaaataaTCAATATGACACAGCTACTCAGAATAGTTCATTATCTTAAAACAATCAATTgctaaaaaaatttcatcaacCCCAATAAAAATGGTCAATGGGCCAATGGCATGATATCTCTTGGACAAGCAAGAGAAACCCCCGGTACAGAGACAGGTCATCCATTAGACAATTGAATAACTTCTCATACAGAGCCAGATATGTTAAAACCAAAAAGCATCCAATACACTCAAACTCCATTGATGTAACAATCTttcactacaaaagaaacatcTTATGGGCTTACATGGCGAGCAAGAATGTAGCAAAATTGCTTTTTCTGCAGAAGGTCATGGCAAGTCGTAAAGATCTGCTTGACATACTGCAATGGCAATGTCAAAACATAAGATCAAAATCAAACCATAAAGTAAAGATTAGAACATTAACCATAACAAAGAGCATAATATCGTGATAAGCAAACCTGCATGTTATCTAGATACAAAGCTATCTGAAGTGCTCGAGGAAATTCttcaaatttcatataaatCATGTAGGCGATATCCAAAACTAAGGTGTCATCCGGTCCAGGAAGGTATCTGCCAAAATCAGATCAACAACGTACCCCATTTTCAgttaagaggaaaaaaaaatggcttTCTCGTTGGTTGGATTTCTTgttttcccctttctttttttttgggagaagGGGAGGGCAGGTTATACTAGAAttgcaaaaaaaagaaattcaactAACAGCTTTTCTAAATATACTTACTTAGCTGAACTATTGAGGTACAAGCAGgttcttttaaaatttgttttgtCCGTATGCTCAACCAAGAGATCAAGGTCTTCAACCTAAAGCAATTTACAGAGACTTCAGATAGAATATTTCGCTTCACAcccacaaaagaaaaaatgtaaCCTTAGTTACAACACCTATAGTAATAACATTGAAAGCTATTATACCTCCATCAAGAGATCCACAGCCTCAGGTTCAGCATTGTGCTGCAAACACGAGTTAAATGCATTAAACAAATGAAGAAATGCCAAAATATAGGTGATGCTTGCATATCACAGAGTTAAAACAGGGAACTGACAGACCATATATCTTTGTAACAATGTAATGCAGGTATCttacaaaaatataaatgctTAAAAACATCTTACCTGCATATGAAAAGCCACAATCTGCTGAACAAGCTCCATTAACTCATCAAATGGGGCATCCTCACTCTGAAATCATATGATAAATCACGTTAGTTAGGATCACACGAACTCCTGAACATAGATGATGTAGTATAAGGTAGGACTTGACTAAAACAGAGACCTTCCTTGCAATAACTCTTAGATGACCAAAAAGGATCCAGGCCAGAGCTACAAGGGATCGATGTATCTTACATAtccgagagagagagtttcCGCTCATACTCTATAACAGATGTGATACCTAATTACCATTTCACTAGGAAAGCTGCACCGTAAATGCTATTGCTTGCCCTACTTTTACTATATTggcaaaatttttcaagaacATATAAACTTGACCTATTTACATGAGACAATATGAAAAAGACCACATTCTTGAACATAACGTAAGGGACCCCAGAtgcaaaatgaaaaacttcaatTATGCCAATTGTCCTAATGAATAAACCTGCATTAATAAGTCAACTAGAATAGAAGCTCTAACCTGCCGTTTGGCATATTCCTGTGCAAATGCTATTGCTTGCCCTACTTTTACCATATAggcaaaatttttcaagaacGTATAAACTTGATCTATGTACATGAGACAACACAAAAAAGACAACATTCTTGAACATAATGTAAGGGACCCCAGAtgcaaaatgaaaaacttcaatTATGCCAATTGTCCTAATGAATAAACCTGCATTAATAAGTCAACTAGAATAGAAGCTCTAACCTGCCGTTTGGCATATTCCTGTGCAATTTCTCCAGCCAGATTCCTACAAGAAGTATATGATCATCCATTAACCAAATTACTTTAAAAGAATTGTAACTACAACATTCTGTAAGCAACATC
Above is a genomic segment from Coffea eugenioides isolate CCC68of chromosome 5, Ceug_1.0, whole genome shotgun sequence containing:
- the LOC113770141 gene encoding GATA zinc finger domain-containing protein 14-like, giving the protein MAPLAKNVSILLLVLLLSSVHTEARVSKHVPIVAAPVLAPSISPAPAPAPITSEISFAPTYLEVPAPAPAPIQSTDHPYGLYGGVSTVSPTKKTTTTALGNEEDEIPVEEINNERLAENNAGNQYSNGYPNNYNNNGYSNRYNNNGYSNRYNNNGYSNRYNNNGYSNRYNSNGYSNNYNNNGYSNNYNSNGYSNNYNSNGYSNNYNSNGYSNNYNSNGYSNNYNSNGYSNNYNNNGYSNNYNSNGYSNSVYNNNNGYSNSYRNEKQGMSDTRFLENGKYHYDVNNENLNQNGYESVKENSNAEGYYGNGEKSKYEFDSMGEYEKQQGYPGTEKYYNP
- the LOC113769958 gene encoding 26S proteasome non-ATPase regulatory subunit 2 homolog A; the protein is MAPAQDPNSTGGSSAGATKDEASLKVPSKDLKKKDDKKDEDLSEEDLALKLQLELYVERVQDSDPGLQKVALESMRQEIRNATSSMTSVPKPLKFLRPHYGTLKAYYESMVDSDLKKLLADILSVLALTMSAEGERESLKYRLLGSDGDIGSWGHEYVRNLAGEIAQEYAKRQSEDAPFDELMELVQQIVAFHMQHNAEPEAVDLLMEVEDLDLLVEHTDKTNFKRTCLYLNSSAKYLPGPDDTLVLDIAYMIYMKFEEFPRALQIALYLDNMQYVKQIFTTCHDLLQKKQFCYILARHGITFELDEEMCADDEEREGLQEIINNSKLSEGYLTLARDIEVMEPKSPEDIYKAHLLDGRASAGASMDSARQNLAATFVNAFVNAGFGQDKLMTVPSEASSGSSSTNWLYKNKEHGKTSAAASLGMILLWDVDSGLAQIDKYFHSTDTPVIAGALLGVGIVNCGVKNDCDPALALLAEYVDREDPATRIGAIMGLGLAYAGAQSEQIRSKLIPILNDAKASLDVIAFTAISLGLVYVGSCNEDIAQAIIFALMDRSESELGEPLTRLLPLGLGLLYLGKQESVEATAEVSKTFNEKIRKHCDMTLLSCAYAGTGNVLKVQHFLGQCAQHLEKGETFQGPAVLGIAMVAMAEELGLEMAIRSLEHLLQYGEQNIRKAVPLALGLLCISNPKVNVMDTLSRLSHDSDTEVAMAAIVSLGLIGAGTNNARIAGMLRNLSSYYYKEPSLLFCVRIAQGLVHLGKGLLTLSPYHSERFLLSPTALAGLVTLLHACLDMKAVILGKYHYILYFLVLAMQPRMLMTVDENLKALPVPVRVGQAVDVVGQAGRPKTITGFQTHTTPVLLSAGDRAELATEKYIPLSPILEGFVILKENPEYRDDQ